In the Acropora muricata isolate sample 2 chromosome 10, ASM3666990v1, whole genome shotgun sequence genome, one interval contains:
- the LOC136888115 gene encoding uncharacterized protein, producing MAKICKFSILACAMLGSLLMYLAFVVMTKEKPVMIRAPPQARPGHKSTNTSRNTQITLLLRMPGKIVDHRARYYCDLFRSTVLFWPPSYGKTVIVLDEESQGDHEFGETVITHTRKHFPEYRLEVAYEALPKNKLVLEFPGAPRDPSYNRQLWSSFFFDLYTNDPIIAWMDSDVAFITPVTKSSIFSGTKLRVLGWDCTFHFPWVKQWAVSSERALGLPYVADYMSYFPVYIYRDTFLHCREYIMKHLNVSDFEQAFRLFYFDGNWLSPVSVVLSYAWFFERDRYDWNMKLCTDLTEYNKRFPVGATIGPEHLEDILSQPQTAFHVRYGEFLHANILISYCLSHEAAGNQLNVCLKHNFSLSDNFDLLHHDLQRVRTIETNTCAGKNADYCRQVLGDHYKEVGVEIKNNLRQLNWHGVKVVEKLTKEMGMKCTDFIY from the coding sequence ATGgccaaaatatgcaaattctcGATCCTTGCCTGCGCGATGCTTGGCTCGTTACTAATGTACTTGGCTTTTGTGGTTATGACGAAGGAGAAGCCAGTGATGATAAGGGCTCCCCCACAGGCGAGACCCGGTCACAAAAGCACAAACACGTCAAGAAATACCCAAATAACACTACTCTTGAGAATGCCGGGCAAAATAGTGGATCATAGGGCGCGTTATTATTGTGACCTCTTTAGGAGCACTGTCCTCTTTTGGCCACCATCATATGGAAAGACAGTAATAGTGCTTGATGAAGAGTCACAAGGGGATCACGAATTTGGAGAGACAGTGATAACTCACACCAGGAAACACTTTCCAGAATACAGGCTGGAAGTAGCGTATGAGGCACTACCAAAGAACAAGCTTGTATTGGAATTTCCAGGCGCTCCGAGGGATCCAAGCTATAATCGCCAACTTTGGAGCAGTTTCTTCTTTGATTTGTATACAAATGACCCAATCATAGCTTGGATGGATAGTGACGTCGCTTTCATTACACCAGtgacaaaatcgtcgattttcAGCGGTACAAAGTTGAGAGTCTTGGGATGGGACTGTACttttcattttccttgggtaAAACAGTGGGCAGTATCTTCAGAGAGGGCCTTGGGATTACCATATGTGGCAGACTACATGAGCTATTTTCCAGTTTACATTTATAGGGACACTTTTCTTCACTGCAGAGAATACATAATGAAACACTTGAATGTTAGTGATTTTGAACAGGCCTTCaggttattttattttgatgggAATTGGCTTTCCCCTGTCAGTGTTGTACTCAGTTATGCTTGGTTCTTTGAAAGAGATCGATATGACTGGAACATGAAGCTGTGCACTGATTTAACAGAATACAATAAACGCTTCCCAGTTGGTGCTACTATTGGACCAGAGCACCTCGAAGATATTTTGTCTCAGCCCCAAACTGCATTTCATGTTCGTTATGGAGAGTTCTTGCACGCAAATATTCTAATCAGTTACTGCTTGTCGCATGAAGCTGCAGGAAATCAGTTGAATGTATGCCTAAAGCACAACTTTTCATTGAGTGACAACTTTGATCTGTTGCACCATGATCTACAGAGGGTGAGAACTATTGAAACGAACACATGTGCTGGCAAAAATGCAGATTATTGTCGACAAGTATTAGGAGATCATTATAAAGAAGTTGGTGTGGAGATCAAAAACAATCTACGTCAACTGAATTGGCACGGTGTAAAAGTTGTTGAGAAGCTAACAAAGGAAATGGGAATGAAGTGCACAGATTTCATTTACTAG